A window of Cystobacter fuscus DSM 2262 genomic DNA:
AGGTCCGCCGGGTGCTCTGGCCCGAGTATGAGTCACCGAGGTTCGCGGACCCGTCGATGTTCCAGCAGGGGATCACGGGCTCGCTGGAGTTGTTCTTCTGGGCCTGGGTGCGGTTCCAACAGGTCATCCAGGAGACCACCGGGCACGGGGTCCCCGTGTTCCAGCGCGTCGATCAGGCCGGCTTCAGGCTCCCGCTCGACGAGCGGGTCCTCGCTGACGCCGACACGTTGCTGGTCTTCGGGTTGGACCACATGGTCACCGAGCAGGAGGCCTCCACGGAGGAGATCGAGGCCGTCCGGAACTTCCTCGAGCGGGAGGGCACCTGCCTCATCATCGGTCCCCATCATGACGTCGGGGCCTCGCCGGAGATGGCGGAGCGCGCGATGGAGTACGCCCACCATGGCGACGCATTGGTGCCCCGCCAGCAGCGGTTCGGGCGGTACACGCGCTCGTTGATGCGGGGGCTCGGAATCCCCGTCGAGAATCGGCACGGTCTCCGTCCCGCGGTGATGGCCGGGAGCCGCCGGATTGCTCCGCTGACGGTCATGCGGGAGCTGGATACGCGCGGCTGGCTCGAGGGAGTCACGAACTTCAACTTCCACCAGCATCTGCCGCACTACGCGGTGACGGACGGAGCGACGGAGGCCATCCATGTCCTGGCCCGGCAGCCCATCGACACGTCCAGGCCGCATCCGTTCACGCTGGCCGGCAACCAGGAGTTCAATGCGCTCGTCTGGATGCCGCCGAGCGGCAACCGGGGCGGGGATGTGCTGGTGGCCGACTCCACGGTCTTCAGCACCTTGTTCGGTCACGACGAGAGCCTGGAGCGCTTCTGGAGGAACCTCGCCACGGCGAACTGAAGCCAGGAGGGGCCATGCGTGACGTCACGGACACACCTCTCGAGCTGGATGACATCCAGAGCGGAACCCTCCGCCCTCGGCCCACTCCCTATGCGGCGACCTACATCCTGCTCCGGATCGACGACCGCGAGGCGGGGCGGAAGCTGATGGAACGGCTGAGCACCGTGGTGGCCTCGGCGGGCAACTCGCGTGACCCGGTGGGCGATACCTGGCTGAGCGTCGCGCTCACGTTCCACGGATTGAAGGCCCTGGGGGTCCCGCGGGCTTCACTCGAGAGCTTCGCGTGGGAGTTCAGGCAGGGAATGGCCGCGCGCGCCAAGGCGCTGGGAGACACGGGCGAGAGCAGTCCCGAGCACTGGGAGAAGCCGCTCGGGACGCCGGACGTCCACGTCGTACTCGTGGCCCTCGCGCCGGACACGCGGCGGTTGGAAGCGGCGCTCGCGCGCGCGCGCAATGCGCTCGAGGCGTTGGAGGGAGTCGAGGCGATCTGGCGCCAGGACTGCCATGCGCTGCCCACCCAGCGGGAGCCCTTCGGGTTCCGGGATGGCATCAGCTACCCCGCCATCGAGGGGAGCGGCATCCCCGGGACCAACTCCCGGGAGAGTCCGTTGAAGGCCGGTGAGTTCGTCCTCGGCTACCCCGACGAGATGGGTGGCCTCCCCCCGATGCCCCTGCCCGAGGTCCTGGGGCGCAACGGGACGTACGTCGCCTTCCGCAAGCTGCATCAGCGCGTGGCGGCGTTCCGTCAATACCTGCGAGCGAACTCCTCCAGCCCCGAGGATGAGGAACTCCTCGCGGCCAAGCTGATGGGGCGCTGGCGCAGCGGCGCTCCCCTGGCGCTCTGTCCGTTCCATGACGCCCCCGAGCTGGGTGCCGACCCTCGGCGCAACAATGACTTCCTCTACCGGCAGGAGGACCCGACGGGATACGTGACTCCTCCCGGATGTCATATCCGGCGGGCGAATCCGCGAGACGCTTCCGTGGCGGGCGTCGTCCGCTTGCACCGGATGATCCGCCGCGGAACCGCCTATGGCCCGGCGCTCCCGGAAGGTGTCCTCGAGGACGATGGCGCCGACCGGGGGCTGATGTTCGCCTTCATCGGGGCTCATCTGGGCCGGCAGTTCGAGTTCGTCCAGTCGGAGTGGGTCGACAGCGGTGATTTCCTCGGACTGGGGACCATCAAGGATCCCATTGTCGGGGCCAGCGACGGTGCGGGCTCCTTCTCCATCCCGCGCCGGCCGATTCCGAGGCGCCTGCAGGGCCTGCCGCGGTTCGTCGTCACCCGGGGCGGTGAGTACGGCTTCATGCCCGGACTGCGCGCCCTGCGCTGGCTCGCGGACCTTCGGACATGAAGAGGCCGGTGTGACGAATCCGCTTGCAAACCGCGGGGGCCCGGAACACTCAATCGCGCGTTTTCCCCACCCGAGGAGACGACGACATGAAGCGAGTGCTGGGTGTAATGGTCGGCCTGCTGGCGCTGACGGCGACGGCCAAGCCCGTGCAGAAGCCGGTGGTGTATGAGCTGGAGGGAACGAAGTTCGAGGGCGTGCTCGTCTACGACGACGCCGTGAAGACCCCCCGTCCGGGGCTGGTGCTGGTGCCCAACTGGCTGGGCGTCAACGAGCCCAACGTGAAGCAGGCGGTCCTGGTGGCGGGCAAGCAGTACGTCATCTTCGTCACCGACCTGTACGGCCAGGGCGTGCGCCCCAAGAACCCCGACGAGGCGGCCAAGGCCGCCGGCGCGGTGAAGGGCGATCGCAAGCTCATGCGCGCGCGTGTGAACAAGGCCCTGGACGTGCTGCGCACCGAGGGCAAGGCGGTGGGGCTCGACGCGAAGAAGCTGGGCGCCATCGGCTTCTGCCTGGGCGGCACCACGGTGCTGGAGCTGGCACGCAGCGGCGCTCCCGTCGCCGGCGTGGTGTCCTTCCATGGTGGTCTGGACGCGCCTCTTCCCGCCGCCGAGGGAGCCCTCACCGCCAAGGTGCTCGCGCTGCACGGGGCCGAGGATCCCTTCGTCCCCCCCGCCGAGGTGAAGGGCTTCGAGGAGGAGATGCGCAAGGCCAAGGCCGACTGGGAGCTGGTGTCCTACGGCGGCGCCGTGCACAGCTTCACCGACCTGGACGCCAATGCCCCGGGTCAGTTCCAGTACGACGCCAAGGTGGCCAAACGCGCCTACCTCGCGATGAACAACTTCTTCGCCGAGGCCTTCGCGAAGTAGCGAACGCGAGGGCTCGCGTGTTCCCTCCGCGAGCCCTTCGTGGGTAGGAAATGTCTTCCGACAGGGCAAGGAGTTTCCCCTCGCCCTGTTCGCTCCCAGTGCGAGGGGTGGAGGGTTCACCCGGCACTTCAAGTGCATCGGCCGCCGGACGGACGAGGAGCCGGGAGGCGCGGGTGCACGTGAGCAGAGGGTCGCTGGCGGTGGGCGTCGTGTGGGGCCTGGCGATGCTGGGCGGGTGTGGAGAAGGCGCCTCGCCCGAGGAGCCGTGGGACCCGCTGAAGTCCCAGGCGCAGGCCAGGAGCGGCACGCCCACCCCGGCGTGCGAGCCCGAGACCTTCTCCTACGATGTCCAGGTGCATCCCTCGGATGACACCTCCGCCACCGCGGACGCGCCCCGCTCGTTCTTCGGGATGTCCCGGACGCTGCTGTCCGACGCCAATCCCCGGCAGGAGGCGTACCTGCGCTTCACCACCGCCTTCAAGGGCTTCCAGCGGGCCCGGTTGATCCTCCATGTCGCGGACGGTTCCTCCGATGGCCCCGCGCTGTATGCCACCGAGTCCACCTGGAACGAGAACGCGCTGACGTGGAATACGCGCCCGGCTCCACGAGGACAGGCCCTGGGCAACCTGGGCGCCGTCACCGCGGGCGCACAGGTGGAATACGACGTGACCGCCGCCGTGGCGAACGGGGGCAGCGCGCACGCCTTCGTCCTCGTGCCCGACAGTGGCGATGGCACGGACTTCTACTCGAAGGAGGAGCCCCGGTACGAGTTGCAGCCGGTGCTCGTGCTCACCTTCACCACCAGCGCCTGCACCCGTCAGGGCAGCGGGGGGACCGTCATCGGCGTCTCGCGAGAAGGCGGTCCGGGGGACGAACAGGCGAGGGACCTGGCCGTGGATGCGAACGGGGGGTTCGTCATCGCGGGCGAGTCCCGCACGGACCGGCGGGGGCTGACGCTCTCGCGCTATCGCGCGGATGGGTCCCAGGAGTGGTCGCGCGTCTTCTCCCTCGAGAACGGCTCGTCCCTGAACCCCTCCCGGGTGACGATCACCCCCCTGGGCAACATCCTCGTGGTGGGCCATTACGCGGGCTCGCCCGAGCTGGGCACCGGGCCGCTCCCCGCGGCCCTCGGATCGAACCTCTTCATCGCCAAGTTCACGCCCACCGGCAGGCCGGTGTGGCTCAAGGGCTTCGGTACGGGCGATGGGCGCACGCCCTCGTCCGCCTTCGCCTTCGCCGTGGCCACCGATGCCCAGGGCAGCCTGCTCGTCACCGGGTACTTCCACGGCGCCATGAACCTGGGCGGCGCCACCCTGGACGCGGGGGTCCGCAGCCGCGAGCCCTTCCTGCTTCCGGGGATGTTCCTCGCCCGGTTCTCCTGGGAGGGTGAGCACCTCTGGTCCCGCGCCTGGGACGCGGGCAGCCTGGGCACCGAGGGGCATGCGCTGGCGACGGACAGCGCGGGCAACGTGCTGCTCGGTGGCGTGGCGAGCCCGGACTTCACCACCGGCTCTAGCGAACTGGGGGCCACGGGCGCGCGGACCCCCTTCATCGCCTCGTTCTCCCCGGCCGATGGCCAGCAGCAATGGTCGCGGCCGCTCAATGGTGCCAGCGGGCTCGTGAAGGGACTGGCCGTGCTGGCCCGGGACGCGGTGGCCTTCACCGGGCAGTTCAGCGGAGCCTTCACCTTCGACGAGCAGACGGTGTCCAGCTCCCCGTCGTCGGACCTCCTGCTGGGCATCCTGGATGCACAGGGCGCGGCTCGCTGGGCCCGCCGGTATGGCGGGGAGGAGGCCTCGGAGTACCCGCGGCGGCTGGCCACGGACGCGGCGGGCAACCTCGTGGTGATGGGGGTCGCCTCGGGCGTCGCGGACCTCGGGGGCGGAGCGATCAGCCCCTCCTGGTACGACGTCCACGGCTTCGTGGCCAGCTATGGCCCCACCGGCGAGCACCGCTGGTCCCGGAGCCTGGACTCGTGGCGGGAGCTCTCCCTGCTGGGCGTGCGGCCCTCGGGCGAGACGCTCGTCGGGGGTCCCCTCCAGGGGCCGATGACGTTCGCCGGCACGACGTACACCCCCGTGGGGGCATCGGACTCGCTGTGGCTGCGGCTGGCGCCTTGAGGGGCGTGGTCACCGGGGAATGTGTTGTTCGAGCGGCAGGGTGACACGGAAGGTCGAGCCCTCTCCAGCCCTGCTGCTCACCTCGATGCCCCCGCCATGCTGCTCGGCGATCTTCCGGCAGATGGCGAGGCCAATCCCCGTGCCCTCGTACCGCTCGCGGCCGTGCAGGCGCTGGAATAGCTGGAAGAGGCGGTCGGTGTATTTCTCGTCGAAGCCGATGCCGTTGTCCTCCACCACCAGGACGCACCACTGGCCCCGGGCGTCCACCTTTCCGTGGACGCGCAGCAGGGGAGTCACTCCCTCTCGGCGGAACTTGAGGGCATTGCCCATCAGGTGGCGCAGCAGCTGGCGCATCTGCGTGGCGTCGGCCTCGAGCACGGGCAGGGCCTCGAGCGTGACACTCGCCCCCGTCTGCTCGACGGCGGTCTTCAGCTCCTCCAGCACCTCGCGGGCGACGACGGACAGGTCCACCCGGGTGAAGGGCCGGGCCCTGGATGACACCCGGGAGTAGGTGAGCAGATCGTCGAGCAGCCGGCGCATGAGCGCCGAGGTCCCCTGCATCCGCTCGAGGCATTCGCGGCCCTCGGGACCCAGCGCCCCGGAGGCGAGCTTCGTCAGCCGCTCGCCGAAGGTCTGGAGCTTGCGCAGGGGCTCCTGAAGATCGTGCGACACCACGTGGGCGAAGCGCTCCAGCTCCCGTCTGGAGCGCTCCAGGCGCTGCTGGGTCACCTTGTGCTGGGTGATGTCGGTGACGATGACGGTGAAGCCCACCACCTGGCCGTCCCGCGAGATGGGGCCCACCTGTCCCGCGTACCATTCGGAACCCACCTCGAACCGGCTCTGGACCTCGAACGGGTAGGGCTTCCCGGTGGAGCGCACCTCGAGGAAGGCCCGGCGGCACGACTCGGCCGCCTCGGGGTTGAGCCAGTCGTAGAGGGGCTTGCCCACCACGCGCTCCAGCGGGAGCTGGGGTTGGACGTGGTTGATGAAGCGGATGCGCCCGTCCAGATCGCAGGTGAACATGTAGCCAGGCGCCTGGGCGAGCAGCTCCCGCACCCCGAAGAGCTCCTCCTCCGGGGAGGAGTTCCGCGCCTCCGCCTCGGGCCCACTGCTCGCTTTCATGATGTCTTGCCCCCGTGAGCGCTCGGCCGACTCATCGTAGGTAGGCGCCTGGGGGCTGTAAAGCAACCCACGGAGAGCACTTGCCTTGACGTGAGCCGGCACGGCATAGGCATCCCCGCGCATGATCGACTACGACCCGCATCGCTGGTGGACGTACCTCCATTACCTCCGGGGCTCGATGATCAAGGAGATCGTCTACCGGGTGCTGGCCTGTGTGCTGTGGTCCGTGGGGGTGACGGCCGTCCATCTGCATGTCCGCCCCATGGACATCCCGGCCACCGTGCACACGCTGGCGGGCATCTCGTTGAGCCTCCTGCTCGTCTTCCGCACCAACTCCTCCTATGACCGCTTCTGGGAGGGGCGGAAGCTGTGGGGTGGCATCGTCAACGAGACGCGCAACCTGGCGCGCGCCGCTGGCGTCTTCCTGCGCGGCGACGCCGCCCTCTACGGCGCGCTGGTGCGCTGGACCACGGCCTTCCCGTACGCGTCCGCCGCGGCGCTTCGGGGGAGCCCGGTCGATCTGGGGCCCAGCGCGGCCGGGCTGTCGACCGAGCAGGTGGCCCAGGTGCGTGGCGCCCAGCACGTGCCGCTCGCCGTGGCGCGGCGGATGAGCGAGGTGCTCGATGAGGGCCGGCGCCGCGGCTACTACGCCGAATACGTCCAGTTGCAGCTCGACCAGAACGTCCAGTTGCTCATCGACTACCTGGGCGGCTGTGAGCGCATCCACAAGACGCCCATGCCCTTCGCGTACATGCTGCACCTGCGCCGAGCGCTCGTCCTGTATTGCTTCTCGCTGCCCCTGGCCCTGGTGGACTCGTTCGGGTGGGCCACGGTGCCGGCCACGTTCGTCGTCGCCTACCTCTTCTTCGGCATCGAGGAGATCGGCGTGGAGATCGAAGATCCCTTCGGCAACGACGACAACGATCTGCCCCTCGAGCGCATCTGCGACACCATCCAGAAGAACCTGACGGCGCTCCTGCCCGACGAAGGGGGCGCGCCCCCGGTCAGTCCCACCCCCTGATGGCCACGCTCGCGCGTCGCCACAGCAGGTCCACCCGCTGGCGGTGGAGGGTGGCGAGCACCCGGCCGCCCACGATGGCGAGCCCCGTGAGCGTCATCACCCCGAAGCCGACACGGTGATCCCTCAGCCCGGCGTGCACGAGCGTGGCCGCCACGTCGAGCGTGAGGAACAGCGTGCCCAGCGCCAGGTAGGCGCGGATGCGCAGGGCCATGCCCACCATTACTCCCAGCAGACACACCGCGCCGAAGAGGACGGCGTACGTGCCGTCCTCGGCGAGCCCGAGCCGCAGCGTCAGCTTCGCCGCCGCGGGCACGTACAGCAGCAGGCCGCCCACCACGCGCACGGCGTTCCTCGCCGCCTGGGGGAGGCTGCTCGTGAAGAGCTGGCCCAGCATCAACAGCAGCAGGCCGAGCGGCGCCAGGTAGACCTCGATGCCCTCCAGGTCCATGGAGAGCGCGGCCACGAGCAGCGCCGCGTTGCAGGCGGCCGCCGCGAGCGAGCCGAACAGGCGGCTGCGCTCCACCGCGCCCAGCGCCGCGTACAAGAGGCTCGAGCCGCCCGCCAGCAGCGCCGCTTCGCCCGTGGCCTCGCTCGGGAGCACCAGGGCCATGCCCAGGGGCAGCAACGCCGCGAACCGGCGCGTCGCTCGCGCCACCGGGGGAATGCCCGCCCGCCGCGTCAGCACCGTCACCCCCACCAGCACGAAGCCGAGCACCAGGGCGAAGAGCGCATCGTGCTCGGGGCGCAGATCCCGCGCGTACAAGAGCCGCACGAGCGCGTACAGCCCCACCGCCGCCACCTGCACGAAGTACACGTGCCGGCCCGTCCGCTCGCGCCAGGCGCAGTGCAGCGCCACCGCCACCGCCAGTCCAAGGGCGCCCAACGCCAGCGGCAGGGCGCTCTCGTCCGGCGGGCTTCCCTGCGCCGCCATCAGCGCGAGCAGGGCACCGGTGAGCACCAGCCACGCATCCCGGCCCCAGACGAGCCCCCCGGTGAGATCCTCCCGGGTGGCGCGCAGCCAGCGGCCCGCGGCGTGCGCGAGCGCCGCGACTCCCGCCACGCCGAGCGTGAGCGCGGGGCCGTGCAGGGTGAGCAGGGCCGAGTACGCGTTGCTGGTGCCGAGCCCGGCGACGAACGCCACGAGTGCCACCGAGAGTCCCGTCACCGCCGCGAGGCCCGCGAGCATCGTGCCCCACGCCGCGCCCAGGCCGGCCAGGGCGCCCTTCCACTGCGCCGCGCCGAGGAACAGCGTGGTGGCGAGCAGCGCCAGGGTCACGGGCAGGGCCACGCTCTGGCTCCAGGCCGCGTCCCAGCTCCGCACGACGGCCTCGATCAGCACCCAGGGCATGGCCACTTCCGGCTTCGGACTTCCCCCGGTGGCCAGGGCGTACAGCAGTGCATGGACCCCGTAGAACAGCGCCCCGAGCTGGGCCTGGACCCGCGAGCGCTCCGGGTTGTGCTTCCTCCACCGGGCCACGTGGGGGCTCAGGAACACCGCCAGGAGCCCCACGAACGCGAGCACCGGCCCCGGCCAGACGGCGAACCGGGGCTCACGGTGCGCCAGGGCGTGGACGAGCAACAGCAGCCCCCCCGCGCACACCAGACGGCCCAGGGCTCGCGCCCGGCTCGCGCTCAGCAGCAGCAGTCCGGCCCCGAGCGTGAGCACGGCCGCCTCCAGCCCGGGCTGGAAGAACGCTGCCACGAAGACGAGCCCCGCGGCGATACCCGCCCACCGCTGGAAGAGGTTCGCGAGACTGGGAAGGAAGCGATGCCGCGCCTCCACCCCGGTGAGCACCTGGCCCACGCCGGCATAGACGAACCCCGCCGCGGCGATGCCCCCGAAGGCGCGGTACCACACCGAGGCGATGGTTTCTCCGGACTTCAGCCACGCCCCACGGGCGAGCCATGACAGGTCCCGGGTGAGCTCCAGGGTGTCGGCGCGAATCCACCGGCCTCCCGGTGGATCCATCGCCACGAGCGCATGTCCCAGGGGCGTGCCCTGGACGGCCCACAGCGCGGCGCCCGGCAGACCCAGCAGCAGGGCCGCCTTCACGAGCGGCCGCGACTCGAAGGCCGTGGCGAGCAGCAGGGCCAGGAGCGCGGCCCCCAGGGGAAACAGGGGCGGCACCACCGTCAGCGCACGGGTCAGGACGGGCCCGCCCATGTGCAGGGGATTTCCCGCGAGCACCAGCCCCAACACGGCCACTCCCGCGAAGGGGACGTACTGGTACAGGGGGCCATGGCGCTCGTTCTCCAGGAGGAGCCCGAGGGCCGGGCCGAAGCGCCGCGTGGCGAGCGCCAGCAACCAGAGCCCCCCACCGATGCACGTCAGCTTCAGGGCGACCACGTCGGGAGGCAACGGGCGCCCCAGGCGGTTGAGCACCGCGGTGAGCGCGATGAAGAGCCCCACGGCGGCGAGCGTTCCCACCGAGCCGCGCAGACGCCACGTGACGAAGCCTCGCGACAGGAAGGCCAGCGCCGCGCCCGCCACGAGCAGCGCGCCCGCGAGCACGACGTTGGGGCGGCCCTGCTCCGTGGGAGACACCATCCACGTCGTCAGCAACAGGAGGGAGAACACGCTCCCCATGAGGGCCACGGAGGCGAAGCCATCGGTGTACAGCGCCCGGCCGGATTCGGGGAACGGCAGCCGGAACCATCCGATCAGCCGCCGGGCCTTGGGGCGCGGCTCCCGGGAGCTGGCCTCTCCGTGACGCGGTGACGCGATGAGGGAAAACCCCAGCGCCACGCCCGCGAGGTGCAGGGCGCGGACATCGAGGAGCATGCCCACCGGGACGAAGTGGAAGAGGGGCAGCCAGACCGCGGTGGCGAGCGCCCAGGCCGCCAGGGCGCTGACGAGCCGGCTGCGATCCCGTCTCGCCCGCAGCAGCAGGAGCCCCGAGAGGAAGAGGGCCGGCGCACAACCCAGGACGACGTCCTGGAGCGCGTCCATCGTGAGGGGCGCGTGCGGCGGGAACCAGTTCGCGCCCATGTCGAGCAACACCGTGGAGCGCAGGGCCCCCAGCGCGGCCACCACGAGCGAGAGATCATCCAGGGGCAGGAACTCATCCGTCTTGCCCGCGCGACGCAGCCACGCGTCCTGGAGCAGACCGGCTCCGGCGTAGAGCGCCGCCATCACGCCGAGCAGTCCCAGGGCCGGAGCGGGGCCGGGCACCCCGAGCATGTCGACGAGCGCCAGTCCACTCACGAGCGCCCCGAGTCCTCCCAGGTAGTGCAGGCCCCTCCAGCGAAAGCCTCCCGTGAGGTGCGCGGAGAGGGCCACCAGCGCACCCGCCATGATGGATGGCCTCGGATCGTCCAAGCCCTCGCCCAGGACATCGAACGAGGTCAGGGCCAGCGAGGCCACCGAGAGCACCACGCCCCAACCCAGCAACCGGGAGCGCAGCCTGCTCGATTCACTCACGCGCGCCACGGGCAGCAGCCCCGCGCCCACGACCGCGAGTCCCACCATCCAGGCCTGGGGCACTCCGGGGATCCCCAACCGCGCCAGCAGGACGCTGGCCAGTGCCAGGGACAGCACCCCGGGATGCACGAGCGCGGGGCGCGCGGACCCGATGACGAAGAAGGCCAGCGACGCCGCCAGGGGGGAGAGGGCCGAGGCGAGGTCCACGTTGGGTGTCACTCCAGGCGACAGGCCGAGGGCCACGGTGGCACTGGCGAGCGCCCCGCAGGCCACCACCGCGTATGCGATCGTCTCC
This region includes:
- a CDS encoding PAS domain-containing sensor histidine kinase is translated as MKASSGPEAEARNSSPEEELFGVRELLAQAPGYMFTCDLDGRIRFINHVQPQLPLERVVGKPLYDWLNPEAAESCRRAFLEVRSTGKPYPFEVQSRFEVGSEWYAGQVGPISRDGQVVGFTVIVTDITQHKVTQQRLERSRRELERFAHVVSHDLQEPLRKLQTFGERLTKLASGALGPEGRECLERMQGTSALMRRLLDDLLTYSRVSSRARPFTRVDLSVVAREVLEELKTAVEQTGASVTLEALPVLEADATQMRQLLRHLMGNALKFRREGVTPLLRVHGKVDARGQWCVLVVEDNGIGFDEKYTDRLFQLFQRLHGRERYEGTGIGLAICRKIAEQHGGGIEVSSRAGEGSTFRVTLPLEQHIPR
- a CDS encoding Dyp-type peroxidase; the encoded protein is MRDVTDTPLELDDIQSGTLRPRPTPYAATYILLRIDDREAGRKLMERLSTVVASAGNSRDPVGDTWLSVALTFHGLKALGVPRASLESFAWEFRQGMAARAKALGDTGESSPEHWEKPLGTPDVHVVLVALAPDTRRLEAALARARNALEALEGVEAIWRQDCHALPTQREPFGFRDGISYPAIEGSGIPGTNSRESPLKAGEFVLGYPDEMGGLPPMPLPEVLGRNGTYVAFRKLHQRVAAFRQYLRANSSSPEDEELLAAKLMGRWRSGAPLALCPFHDAPELGADPRRNNDFLYRQEDPTGYVTPPGCHIRRANPRDASVAGVVRLHRMIRRGTAYGPALPEGVLEDDGADRGLMFAFIGAHLGRQFEFVQSEWVDSGDFLGLGTIKDPIVGASDGAGSFSIPRRPIPRRLQGLPRFVVTRGGEYGFMPGLRALRWLADLRT
- a CDS encoding bestrophin family protein: MIDYDPHRWWTYLHYLRGSMIKEIVYRVLACVLWSVGVTAVHLHVRPMDIPATVHTLAGISLSLLLVFRTNSSYDRFWEGRKLWGGIVNETRNLARAAGVFLRGDAALYGALVRWTTAFPYASAAALRGSPVDLGPSAAGLSTEQVAQVRGAQHVPLAVARRMSEVLDEGRRRGYYAEYVQLQLDQNVQLLIDYLGGCERIHKTPMPFAYMLHLRRALVLYCFSLPLALVDSFGWATVPATFVVAYLFFGIEEIGVEIEDPFGNDDNDLPLERICDTIQKNLTALLPDEGGAPPVSPTP
- a CDS encoding CBM96 family carbohydrate-binding protein, whose product is MSRGSLAVGVVWGLAMLGGCGEGASPEEPWDPLKSQAQARSGTPTPACEPETFSYDVQVHPSDDTSATADAPRSFFGMSRTLLSDANPRQEAYLRFTTAFKGFQRARLILHVADGSSDGPALYATESTWNENALTWNTRPAPRGQALGNLGAVTAGAQVEYDVTAAVANGGSAHAFVLVPDSGDGTDFYSKEEPRYELQPVLVLTFTTSACTRQGSGGTVIGVSREGGPGDEQARDLAVDANGGFVIAGESRTDRRGLTLSRYRADGSQEWSRVFSLENGSSLNPSRVTITPLGNILVVGHYAGSPELGTGPLPAALGSNLFIAKFTPTGRPVWLKGFGTGDGRTPSSAFAFAVATDAQGSLLVTGYFHGAMNLGGATLDAGVRSREPFLLPGMFLARFSWEGEHLWSRAWDAGSLGTEGHALATDSAGNVLLGGVASPDFTTGSSELGATGARTPFIASFSPADGQQQWSRPLNGASGLVKGLAVLARDAVAFTGQFSGAFTFDEQTVSSSPSSDLLLGILDAQGAARWARRYGGEEASEYPRRLATDAAGNLVVMGVASGVADLGGGAISPSWYDVHGFVASYGPTGEHRWSRSLDSWRELSLLGVRPSGETLVGGPLQGPMTFAGTTYTPVGASDSLWLRLAP
- a CDS encoding dienelactone hydrolase family protein, with the protein product MKRVLGVMVGLLALTATAKPVQKPVVYELEGTKFEGVLVYDDAVKTPRPGLVLVPNWLGVNEPNVKQAVLVAGKQYVIFVTDLYGQGVRPKNPDEAAKAAGAVKGDRKLMRARVNKALDVLRTEGKAVGLDAKKLGAIGFCLGGTTVLELARSGAPVAGVVSFHGGLDAPLPAAEGALTAKVLALHGAEDPFVPPAEVKGFEEEMRKAKADWELVSYGGAVHSFTDLDANAPGQFQYDAKVAKRAYLAMNNFFAEAFAK